A region of Pirellulaceae bacterium DNA encodes the following proteins:
- a CDS encoding BtpA/SgcQ family protein gives MKFPQNTVLGMLHLPALPGSPGNTMTVDAIETFALRDAESLIDEGVNGLIVENFGDAPFYPASLPPITVACLSRLAFQVKQRYPTIPLGVNALRNDGRSALAVAAASGADFIRVNVLCGARLTDQGLIEGIAHDLMRDRHHFEAGAIQVWADVNVKHSAALADRPVEEQVADTIQRGLADAVIASGSATGQPTALGEVKRFRQAAGETPVFVGSGVCRDNVQQFLLHADGVIVGSAFKEGRSATEQVDRMAVRDFMQRVADAAK, from the coding sequence GTGAAATTCCCCCAAAATACTGTGCTGGGAATGCTGCATTTACCAGCGTTGCCAGGGAGTCCTGGCAATACGATGACCGTGGACGCGATCGAGACCTTTGCCTTGCGCGATGCTGAATCACTTATCGACGAAGGCGTGAATGGTCTGATTGTGGAGAATTTTGGCGACGCGCCGTTTTATCCAGCATCCTTACCACCTATCACGGTTGCTTGTCTGAGCCGGTTGGCTTTTCAAGTGAAACAACGCTATCCCACCATTCCCTTGGGCGTTAACGCCTTGCGAAATGACGGCCGCTCTGCACTCGCCGTGGCTGCGGCAAGTGGCGCGGATTTCATTCGTGTTAACGTGCTTTGCGGTGCTCGCCTCACCGATCAAGGGCTCATCGAGGGAATCGCTCATGACTTGATGCGCGATCGACACCATTTCGAAGCCGGGGCGATTCAAGTTTGGGCGGACGTGAACGTCAAACATTCTGCCGCCTTGGCGGACCGACCTGTTGAAGAGCAGGTTGCGGACACCATTCAGCGCGGCTTGGCGGATGCTGTGATTGCGTCAGGGTCGGCCACTGGCCAGCCCACGGCCCTTGGCGAGGTGAAAAGGTTTCGGCAGGCGGCCGGGGAAACACCTGTCTTTGTGGGCAGCGGGGTCTGCCGAGATAATGTGCAGCAATTCTTGCTTCATGCCGATGGGGTGATCGTCGGCAGTGCATTTAAGGAGGGGCGGTCGGCTACTGAGCAGGTTGATCGAATGGCGGTACGCGACTTCATGCAGCGGGTTGCCGATGCAGCCAAATGA
- a CDS encoding DUF1501 domain-containing protein has translation MNTNRNCEGMSRRSCLQLGLGAFGGGGLLSLMGLRAQAAKQTGATPETRCILIWLDGGPSHFETFDPKPEAPEEIRGELGTIGTKIPGVRFGEYLPRLAGITDKLAVIRSVQHNQGNHGAGNHYMMTGAPPRIPVGCGAFVSFHPSMGSVTAHERGMQNGMPAYFSLPSMTRSGGPNFLGANFAPFVVGGDPNNKNFRLRDVALPHGLTDERFHQRQDLRGIVDHFVRITDRAAADPAVALDQVYSQGYDLVTSPAAQAAFDINQEDDKVRDAYGRNDFGQRVLLARRLIEAGVPFVTINDGGWDHHSEIFPKMRDTLPNVDAALSSLLTDLEDRGLLDSTLVMMLGEFGRTPKISTLADRKTPGRDHWANAMSILFAGCGTPGGQIIGATDRNGYAACERILSPENFVSTVYRKLGIDPGQIYHAPNGRPVHLVSDPEPIAELMG, from the coding sequence ATGAATACAAATCGAAACTGCGAAGGCATGTCTCGTCGTAGTTGTCTCCAATTGGGCTTAGGCGCATTCGGTGGAGGCGGACTATTGAGTTTGATGGGGCTGCGGGCACAAGCTGCCAAACAAACAGGCGCCACACCCGAGACTCGTTGTATTCTCATCTGGCTCGATGGCGGTCCATCCCACTTCGAGACTTTTGATCCCAAGCCGGAAGCTCCAGAAGAGATTCGCGGCGAACTCGGAACCATTGGAACCAAGATCCCCGGTGTCCGGTTTGGAGAGTACCTGCCACGCCTAGCCGGTATCACTGATAAATTGGCAGTCATCCGATCGGTGCAACACAATCAGGGTAACCACGGAGCTGGCAACCACTACATGATGACCGGCGCACCGCCCCGCATTCCTGTTGGATGCGGAGCCTTCGTCAGCTTTCATCCGAGCATGGGTTCGGTGACCGCTCACGAGCGGGGAATGCAAAACGGAATGCCCGCGTATTTTTCTCTCCCGTCGATGACGCGATCCGGCGGACCAAACTTTCTCGGCGCCAATTTTGCGCCCTTTGTTGTCGGGGGCGACCCCAACAACAAAAACTTCCGCCTCCGTGATGTGGCTTTACCTCACGGACTTACCGATGAACGATTTCATCAACGGCAAGATCTTCGTGGGATCGTGGATCACTTTGTGAGGATCACTGACCGCGCTGCAGCCGATCCTGCTGTGGCTTTGGACCAAGTCTACAGTCAAGGGTATGACTTGGTCACCAGTCCAGCAGCGCAAGCTGCCTTTGACATCAATCAGGAAGACGACAAAGTCCGCGATGCTTATGGTCGAAATGATTTTGGGCAACGAGTGCTTTTGGCCCGTCGCTTGATCGAAGCTGGGGTTCCCTTTGTCACCATTAACGATGGGGGCTGGGATCACCACAGCGAGATCTTTCCAAAAATGCGAGATACGTTGCCAAATGTTGATGCGGCTCTGTCCAGTTTACTGACCGACCTGGAAGACCGCGGTTTGCTCGATAGCACATTGGTCATGATGCTTGGTGAGTTTGGGCGTACCCCGAAAATCTCGACGCTGGCAGATCGCAAAACCCCCGGCCGAGATCACTGGGCCAACGCCATGTCCATCCTGTTTGCCGGATGCGGCACTCCCGGCGGACAAATCATTGGAGCAACCGATCGCAATGGATACGCCGCCTGCGAGCGTATACTGTCACCTGAAAACTTTGTCTCCACTGTCTACCGCAAGTTAGGCATTGATCCTGGCCAGATCTATCACGCTCCGAATGGTCGACCGGTTCACCTGGTGAGTGACCCGGAGCCAATTGCTGAATTGATGGGGTAG
- a CDS encoding PQQ-binding-like beta-propeller repeat protein, which yields MNNTQRIGAALMTLAISYSATAADTVNWPQWRGPQDNGSISGGQYATQWSPNNVLWKTELPGKGCSTPVVWDRTLFLTAPIDERDAVLAFDWNGKKRWETRFGKENQGKHRNGSGSNASPVTDGKGVFVYFKSGTLAALNNDGSIRWQTNLVDQYGPDSLFWDHGTSPVLTADSLIMTRMHNGESWLAAFDKQTGKMQWKVDRNYETPVEGDHGYTTPLVIQHQGQQAILIWGAEHITVHDPVDGRVIWSCGNFNPDSNALWPAIATPVIADDIVVVAAGRNDRGTPRLHGIRMGGKGDVTETHRVWKRDDVGTFVPTPIEYQGRVYLVRDRGEVECINPSTGETIWSSAFPKGRASFYSSPLIAGDKLYAAREDGTIFVAKIGDNFELLATNDMQQPVIASLVPSDNRLFIRGENHLFCVGSN from the coding sequence ATGAATAACACGCAGCGCATCGGCGCCGCCTTGATGACTTTAGCCATCTCTTACTCGGCAACCGCAGCCGACACTGTCAACTGGCCACAATGGCGGGGGCCACAGGACAACGGCAGCATCTCGGGTGGGCAATATGCGACTCAATGGAGTCCCAACAACGTACTATGGAAAACAGAGCTTCCCGGCAAGGGCTGTTCAACCCCGGTTGTCTGGGACCGAACCCTTTTCTTGACCGCACCGATTGATGAACGGGACGCCGTACTGGCATTTGATTGGAACGGCAAGAAACGATGGGAAACGCGTTTTGGAAAAGAGAACCAAGGCAAGCATCGAAATGGGTCCGGCAGCAACGCATCCCCAGTCACCGACGGGAAGGGTGTGTTTGTGTATTTCAAGAGTGGTACCTTGGCCGCACTCAACAATGACGGGTCAATTCGTTGGCAAACCAATCTGGTCGACCAGTACGGTCCTGACTCACTGTTCTGGGATCACGGCACCTCGCCCGTCCTAACGGCAGACAGTCTGATCATGACGAGAATGCACAATGGCGAATCCTGGCTCGCAGCCTTCGACAAGCAGACGGGCAAAATGCAATGGAAGGTGGACCGCAATTACGAGACCCCGGTGGAAGGCGATCATGGATACACGACGCCCCTCGTCATTCAGCATCAGGGGCAACAAGCCATCCTTATTTGGGGTGCCGAACACATTACTGTGCATGACCCAGTAGACGGGCGTGTGATCTGGTCCTGCGGAAATTTCAATCCGGACTCCAACGCATTGTGGCCGGCGATTGCCACACCCGTAATTGCCGATGACATCGTCGTAGTCGCAGCCGGTCGCAACGATCGCGGTACTCCCCGTCTGCACGGCATTCGTATGGGAGGAAAGGGAGATGTCACCGAAACCCACCGTGTATGGAAACGTGATGACGTCGGCACATTTGTCCCGACACCCATTGAGTATCAAGGGCGGGTTTACCTGGTGCGCGACCGAGGTGAAGTCGAATGCATCAACCCATCCACAGGCGAGACGATCTGGAGTAGCGCGTTTCCCAAGGGACGAGCTTCCTTTTATTCTTCGCCGCTTATCGCCGGTGACAAACTCTACGCGGCCCGCGAAGACGGAACGATTTTCGTCGCGAAAATTGGCGATAATTTCGAATTATTGGCCACGAATGACATGCAGCAGCCCGTGATTGCCTCTCTGGTCCCCAGCGACAACCGATTGTTCATTCGAGGCGAAAACCATTTATTCTGCGTCGGATCCAATTAA
- a CDS encoding M24 family metallopeptidase: MKNQEKTPVLMAGIPDHNAAIFHQLRFSVGDPTAVIRFSTADGTETSILILRDIEMRRARQAARVDQIACPADYTPEGGLSGDRETATAQAAAECLRRHGIQHVRADRSLPFIYADFARQIGIEVELDAELGILQRRAKDEQELAWLREAQQTTEGAMEMACRMVATATAKNDGELLVDGEPLTSERVRTAVDHWLMDRGYANVPAIIAGGPSGADCHELGMGILKTEQPVIIDIFPQNRATRYNGDCTRTVVHGKISDELNKMHLAVVDAKKAAIAATAPEVTGENVHAVTCEAIRKHGFKIGLPSEQDPDSYCAMPHGTGHGVGLEVHEPPLLDKKGPALVIGDVLTIEPGLYRRDLGGIRVEDMVAVTANGCDNFNQLQDGLDWS, translated from the coding sequence ATGAAAAATCAAGAGAAAACGCCCGTTTTGATGGCCGGAATCCCTGACCACAATGCGGCCATTTTCCATCAACTGCGCTTTTCAGTTGGCGATCCGACGGCCGTCATTCGTTTTTCCACGGCCGACGGTACTGAAACGTCGATTCTGATTCTCCGTGACATTGAAATGCGACGGGCCCGGCAAGCGGCTCGTGTCGACCAGATCGCCTGTCCAGCGGATTACACACCCGAGGGTGGTCTATCCGGAGATCGCGAAACGGCGACCGCACAAGCGGCGGCAGAATGCCTCCGGCGCCATGGGATTCAACACGTACGGGCCGATCGTTCACTTCCCTTTATCTACGCGGATTTCGCTCGCCAGATAGGAATTGAGGTTGAGCTGGATGCCGAACTGGGCATTCTTCAACGACGAGCAAAAGACGAGCAAGAATTAGCATGGCTACGCGAAGCCCAACAAACCACCGAAGGCGCGATGGAAATGGCATGTCGAATGGTAGCCACCGCCACCGCGAAAAACGATGGCGAACTACTCGTTGATGGTGAACCCTTAACGTCCGAAAGGGTTCGCACGGCAGTCGATCACTGGCTCATGGATCGAGGCTACGCCAATGTTCCAGCGATTATCGCAGGTGGCCCCAGCGGAGCTGATTGCCACGAATTGGGAATGGGTATTCTGAAAACAGAGCAACCGGTGATTATCGATATCTTTCCACAGAACCGAGCAACTCGATACAACGGCGATTGCACAAGAACTGTCGTTCATGGAAAGATTTCAGACGAATTGAACAAGATGCATCTTGCGGTGGTGGATGCAAAAAAAGCGGCTATCGCTGCAACGGCGCCGGAGGTGACGGGAGAAAACGTTCATGCGGTAACCTGTGAGGCAATCAGGAAACATGGTTTCAAGATAGGATTGCCCTCCGAACAAGATCCCGATTCGTATTGTGCCATGCCGCATGGTACAGGACACGGTGTCGGCCTGGAGGTCCATGAGCCGCCCTTACTGGACAAAAAGGGACCTGCCCTTGTCATAGGCGACGTGCTAACGATTGAACCAGGTCTTTACCGCCGTGACCTGGGTGGCATCCGAGTCGAAGATATGGTCGCAGTCACAGCGAACGGATGCGATAACTTCAACCAACTTCAAGACGGTCTAGACTGGTCCTAA
- a CDS encoding DUF1549 and DUF1553 domain-containing protein → MERFGDEAKNGYTIRSTGVFLPHHPPQRQPHMFGFLRLLISTPCLLAFMLSGLSGSLLPHALAGEAVTTQLSFELDVMPILGGAGCNAGACHGKQRGQNGFQLSLLGFDADFDYEAIVHQARGRRLRPSAPDESLLLMKASARVPHGGGARLNFNGPMYMMVRDWIAKGMPRSGPDAPTLQSITLLPAERILAAGESQPLTVLATYSDGSSRDVTQITSFQSNEPAIVAVDQAGRLTAGNLAGEASIMVRYMDQITAWNTAITREGTVDPRFYDDLPRNNFIDEQVWKRLRELKIAPSPLVNDSSFLRRVHLDLIGRLPTPSEVREFLADDQPDKRSRLVDRLLERPEYSDHWANKWADLLRPNPYRAGIKATLNLDAWLRDTFRRNLSYDQWVHQLVTAQGSTWRNGAATVFRDRRTPEEITTAISQLFLGVRLECAKCHHHPFEIWGQDDFYGVAAYFARVGRKGSGISSPISGGEEIVFDNLSGEVSHPLTGQTVPPKPLFGEAAEVTETNGRRRVFADWLVSKQNDSFAKAGANRIWAELMERGIVDPVDDLRSTNPPSNASLLKALAEEFRRVDFDQKELIRTITLSHVYQISSIPNETNTADRRNYSRHYRQQMPAEVLLDAVCDVTGVAEAFLGDSAKGVPQGSRAAEAWTFRLTSPFLDAFGRPDANQDPPCERIGDSTVVQALHMMNAEHIHDKVTRDEGLAAQLAASDETASKILEKLYLSTVSRYPSDQERAAAEPLFGHDPKQRRKASEDLLWALMNSPEFLLQD, encoded by the coding sequence ATGGAAAGATTTGGGGACGAAGCGAAAAACGGCTATACTATCCGCTCCACCGGAGTGTTCTTGCCGCATCACCCTCCGCAGCGCCAACCTCACATGTTCGGTTTCCTTCGCCTACTGATTTCAACCCCGTGCCTCTTGGCTTTCATGCTAAGTGGTCTGAGTGGCTCATTGCTTCCACACGCTTTGGCCGGTGAGGCCGTGACGACTCAACTTTCTTTCGAATTGGACGTCATGCCGATCCTCGGTGGCGCAGGTTGCAACGCCGGCGCCTGTCATGGAAAGCAACGCGGCCAGAATGGATTTCAGCTATCCCTGTTAGGTTTTGATGCGGATTTCGACTACGAAGCAATCGTCCATCAGGCTCGTGGGCGGAGACTCCGTCCTAGCGCGCCGGATGAAAGCCTGCTGCTGATGAAAGCGTCGGCTCGCGTACCACATGGCGGTGGTGCAAGACTCAATTTCAACGGCCCCATGTACATGATGGTGCGAGACTGGATCGCAAAGGGCATGCCTCGTAGCGGGCCTGACGCACCAACGCTGCAGAGCATCACGTTGCTCCCTGCCGAACGAATATTGGCCGCAGGCGAGTCCCAGCCGCTCACCGTCCTGGCAACCTATTCCGATGGATCCTCACGCGATGTCACGCAAATCACTTCATTTCAATCGAACGAACCGGCGATTGTCGCTGTCGACCAGGCAGGTCGCTTGACGGCCGGAAATCTCGCCGGAGAGGCATCGATTATGGTTCGCTACATGGACCAAATCACAGCATGGAATACGGCGATCACACGAGAGGGTACCGTCGACCCAAGATTTTACGATGATCTACCTCGGAATAATTTCATCGACGAACAAGTCTGGAAACGACTACGCGAACTCAAAATCGCGCCTAGCCCCTTGGTCAACGACAGTTCATTTCTTCGCCGGGTCCACTTGGATCTAATTGGCCGACTGCCCACACCGAGTGAAGTGCGTGAATTCTTGGCAGATGATCAGCCCGACAAACGGTCTCGATTGGTCGACCGTCTGTTAGAGAGGCCGGAATACTCCGACCACTGGGCGAACAAGTGGGCCGATCTTTTGCGGCCCAATCCCTACCGGGCGGGGATCAAGGCGACGTTGAATCTGGACGCTTGGCTGCGTGATACGTTCCGTCGCAATCTGAGCTATGACCAATGGGTCCATCAATTGGTCACAGCCCAGGGAAGCACTTGGCGAAATGGTGCTGCCACGGTGTTTCGCGACCGCCGAACACCCGAAGAGATTACAACTGCGATCAGTCAATTATTTTTGGGAGTCCGGCTCGAGTGTGCCAAGTGTCATCATCATCCCTTCGAAATCTGGGGACAAGATGACTTCTACGGCGTAGCAGCTTATTTTGCTCGAGTTGGCCGCAAGGGATCTGGTATATCATCACCCATCTCAGGCGGTGAAGAGATCGTTTTTGACAATCTTTCCGGTGAAGTAAGCCACCCGTTGACCGGCCAAACCGTCCCTCCCAAACCCTTGTTCGGGGAAGCAGCGGAGGTCACGGAAACGAATGGAAGACGGCGCGTGTTCGCGGACTGGCTGGTCAGCAAACAAAATGACAGTTTCGCCAAGGCGGGAGCCAACCGAATTTGGGCAGAGTTGATGGAACGCGGCATCGTGGATCCGGTTGATGACCTGCGATCCACCAATCCACCCAGCAATGCATCCCTCTTGAAAGCCCTCGCCGAAGAGTTTCGTCGAGTCGATTTCGATCAGAAAGAGTTGATTCGCACGATCACCCTGTCTCATGTCTACCAGATTTCTTCTATACCGAATGAAACCAACACAGCCGATCGACGCAACTATTCGCGACACTATCGCCAACAGATGCCGGCTGAAGTTTTGCTCGACGCAGTCTGTGATGTGACTGGAGTCGCAGAAGCGTTTCTGGGAGACAGTGCAAAAGGAGTTCCGCAGGGGTCCCGAGCTGCAGAAGCTTGGACCTTTCGACTCACCTCTCCCTTTCTTGATGCATTTGGCCGACCCGATGCCAATCAAGATCCACCTTGCGAGCGAATTGGTGACTCAACGGTGGTTCAAGCACTCCACATGATGAATGCGGAACACATCCATGACAAAGTCACTCGCGATGAAGGGCTGGCCGCACAGTTAGCGGCCAGCGATGAAACAGCCAGCAAAATTTTGGAAAAATTGTACCTGTCGACGGTTTCTCGGTATCCTAGCGATCAAGAGAGAGCCGCCGCGGAACCGTTGTTCGGTCATGATCCCAAGCAACGGCGAAAAGCAAGCGAAGACTTGCTATGGGCGTTGATGAATTCGCCCGAGTTCTTACTTCAGGATTAG
- the pelA gene encoding pectate lyase — MAILISLLIISAPISSAAEFDGEVAERMLLYQRDAGGWPKNYDRKRKLSQSDRKQLTEEKSRNDSTIDNGATHTEIQYLAKAFHETHDQRYRDAALRGIEFVLQAQYKNGGWPQRPEDRSGYSRHITFNDGAMIGVMSMLRAIAKDRSTYSFVSPALRNRCAQAIKRGIDCILRCQIVVAGNKTVWCAQHDEVSFEPRRARSYELPSLSGSESVGIVKFLMKVENPNQQIIDAIESATSWFRKSQLQGIRVERVSAPTQPNGYDRIVVKAANAPPMWARFYTIEGNQPIYCSRDGIPIRSLAEISHERRNGYSWLGYYATDLLEKQYPTWKSDQQQP; from the coding sequence ATGGCAATTTTGATTTCCCTCCTAATCATCAGCGCACCGATTTCGAGTGCAGCTGAATTCGATGGCGAAGTCGCGGAAAGGATGCTGCTTTACCAACGAGACGCCGGCGGGTGGCCGAAAAACTACGATCGCAAACGAAAGCTAAGTCAGTCAGATCGCAAACAACTGACTGAAGAAAAGTCGAGGAACGACAGCACGATCGACAACGGTGCCACCCACACGGAAATCCAATATCTTGCCAAAGCCTTCCACGAAACGCATGACCAGCGATACCGTGATGCCGCATTACGGGGAATTGAGTTTGTGCTTCAGGCTCAGTATAAAAACGGTGGATGGCCACAGCGTCCCGAAGATCGATCAGGCTACTCGAGACATATCACGTTCAATGATGGCGCCATGATCGGAGTGATGTCGATGCTCCGTGCCATTGCCAAGGATCGTTCCACTTACTCGTTCGTGAGTCCTGCCTTACGCAACCGGTGTGCCCAAGCCATTAAGAGGGGAATTGACTGCATCCTTCGCTGCCAAATTGTCGTCGCCGGAAACAAAACCGTTTGGTGTGCTCAACATGACGAAGTCAGCTTCGAACCCCGACGAGCACGAAGTTACGAGCTACCGTCCTTAAGTGGTAGTGAATCAGTCGGCATCGTCAAATTCCTGATGAAAGTCGAGAATCCTAATCAACAAATTATCGACGCAATTGAAAGTGCCACGAGCTGGTTTCGGAAGTCGCAACTGCAGGGCATTCGCGTGGAACGGGTCAGCGCACCGACTCAACCCAACGGATATGATCGAATCGTCGTCAAAGCTGCGAACGCACCGCCCATGTGGGCTCGCTTTTACACCATTGAGGGCAACCAACCAATCTATTGCAGTCGTGATGGCATACCGATTCGATCCCTGGCAGAGATTTCTCATGAACGACGCAACGGTTACTCGTGGCTTGGATACTATGCGACTGATCTGCTCGAAAAACAATATCCGACCTGGAAATCCGATCAACAGCAACCATAA
- a CDS encoding mandelate racemase/muconate lactonizing enzyme family protein produces the protein MKICRISAYQVDLPLHEGSYNWSGGKSVTVFDSTLVRVETDAGLIGWGEVCPLGPAYLPAYAAGCRAGIAEIAPHLIGCNPLHLDQLNRQMDAALKGHPYAKSPIDIACWDILGQVSGQPVCSLLGGRYGKDFVLYRAISQEDPDAMASRVQQYRDEGYRRFQLKVGGDPDVDIERIRAVAARMQPGDKLIADANTGWLMHEAMRVVRAVQDIDVYIEQPCAAYEECLTIQRRTNHPFVLDEVIDSVDMLFRGKADLAMDVVNIKISKFGGLTRARQARDLCASLGIAMTIEDSWGGDVTTAAIAHLAHSTPTELLFTSTDFNSYVTVSTAAGAPQRDHGRMSASLSPGLGIEPDLTVLGEPVFEISSSG, from the coding sequence ATGAAAATCTGTCGAATTTCGGCATATCAAGTCGATCTACCGCTTCACGAAGGAAGCTACAACTGGTCAGGTGGAAAATCCGTTACTGTCTTTGACAGTACTCTGGTACGGGTAGAAACCGACGCAGGGCTGATAGGCTGGGGCGAAGTTTGCCCATTAGGACCGGCTTATCTGCCCGCGTACGCCGCCGGTTGTCGAGCTGGAATTGCGGAGATCGCACCTCATTTGATCGGTTGTAATCCATTACACCTTGATCAGTTGAACCGACAAATGGATGCGGCACTTAAAGGCCACCCCTATGCCAAATCACCGATCGATATCGCCTGTTGGGATATTTTAGGCCAAGTCAGCGGCCAACCCGTCTGCTCACTCTTAGGCGGGCGTTACGGCAAGGATTTTGTTTTATATCGAGCGATCTCTCAAGAAGATCCAGATGCGATGGCATCGCGTGTCCAACAATATCGCGACGAAGGTTACCGTAGGTTTCAACTCAAAGTCGGCGGTGATCCCGACGTGGATATCGAGCGAATTCGCGCGGTCGCAGCTCGAATGCAGCCGGGCGATAAGCTGATCGCAGACGCAAATACTGGCTGGCTGATGCATGAAGCGATGCGTGTGGTTCGCGCAGTACAGGACATTGATGTTTACATCGAACAACCTTGTGCGGCCTACGAGGAATGCCTGACAATTCAACGCCGAACCAATCATCCCTTTGTGCTGGATGAAGTGATCGATAGTGTCGATATGCTGTTTCGCGGGAAAGCCGATTTGGCGATGGACGTCGTGAATATCAAAATCAGCAAATTTGGCGGACTGACTCGCGCCCGGCAAGCTCGCGATCTCTGTGCGTCGCTGGGCATTGCCATGACGATCGAAGACAGTTGGGGAGGTGACGTGACCACAGCCGCGATTGCACACCTCGCGCACAGCACCCCGACAGAACTCTTGTTCACTTCCACCGACTTCAACAGCTACGTAACCGTCAGCACGGCAGCTGGAGCTCCGCAACGGGACCACGGTCGCATGTCTGCCAGCTTGTCACCCGGATTGGGAATTGAACCTGACCTGACCGTCTTAGGAGAGCCCGTGTTTGAAATCAGCAGCAGCGGCTGA
- a CDS encoding glycerophosphodiester phosphodiesterase family protein: MLRSYHPWLFLLLLSTTSPAAELFLIAHRGGVVDADHIENSRPALEAAIRRGYSMLEVDIRESRDGHLVVHHDQDFQRFYGDPRRVSEMTWDEMKQLRSRVSALRPLSFAEYAAACQGRIRLMLDTKGRQGPRFSQQLESILKDCDLLNSAYVLGADRSKQALHRKAKVSINRVNLRKAIKNGEPVDQLYFLFELGAKLDKEIIDLARQHQVVVVAAINTFRYPPEQHRRLAAEDIRRLKKLGVTHFQIDSVYEADCRKTESDSK; encoded by the coding sequence ATGCTTCGTTCTTATCACCCCTGGCTTTTCCTCCTGCTGCTTTCGACGACGAGCCCCGCAGCCGAACTGTTTTTGATCGCCCATCGTGGCGGAGTCGTTGACGCAGATCATATAGAGAACAGCCGGCCTGCCCTGGAAGCAGCAATCCGACGTGGTTACTCCATGTTAGAAGTGGACATCCGCGAAAGCCGCGATGGCCATCTGGTTGTTCATCACGACCAGGATTTTCAGCGATTCTACGGAGATCCCCGTCGCGTGTCGGAAATGACCTGGGACGAGATGAAACAATTGCGCTCGAGAGTCAGCGCACTGCGCCCGCTATCCTTTGCAGAATACGCAGCCGCCTGCCAAGGTCGGATACGTCTCATGCTCGACACGAAAGGCCGGCAAGGGCCACGTTTTTCCCAACAATTGGAGTCCATTCTGAAAGACTGTGACTTACTGAACAGCGCCTACGTGTTGGGAGCGGACCGGTCAAAACAAGCGCTCCATCGCAAGGCGAAAGTGTCGATCAATCGAGTAAATTTACGGAAAGCGATCAAAAATGGGGAGCCGGTTGATCAGCTCTATTTTCTCTTCGAACTTGGTGCCAAGCTCGACAAAGAAATCATCGATTTGGCGAGACAACATCAGGTTGTCGTCGTCGCCGCAATTAATACGTTTCGCTATCCCCCTGAGCAGCACCGCCGCTTGGCAGCCGAGGACATTCGCCGACTCAAGAAGCTCGGTGTGACTCATTTTCAAATTGATTCTGTCTACGAAGCCGACTGTCGCAAAACAGAGAGCGACTCCAAATAA